The Nocardioides ginsengisegetis region GGCGGGCGCGGCGCCGGTCAGCCGGTGCCGGGCCAGCGCGGCCTCGACCACCTCGCGGGTGCCCGACCCGGCCTCGCGGCCGGTGAGCGCGAGCTCGGCGACCTCGTCGGGCTCCAGCGGCGAGCGGCGCCGGGTCAGCGGCGTGCCGGGCGGTGCGACCAGCACGAGCCGGTCGCGGACCACGGTCCGGGAGCGCAGCCCCGCCGGCACGTCGAGGCCTTCCACGAACCCGACGTGCGCGGCTCCGCGGCGTACGGCGTCGACGACCTGCCGGGAGTTCCCCGCCGTCAGGCTGACCGCCGTCGGGCGGTGCCCGTCGGCGACCTGGCGCTGCCGGAGCAGCACGAGCCACCGCGGCACCAGGCTCTCGGCGACGGTCATGCTGGCGTGCACGGCCAGGTCGCGGCCGCGGGCGCTGCGCAGGCCGTCGATGGCGGTGTCGAGCTCGTCGGCCACGTCGAGCAGCCGGCCCGCCCACTCGACCAGCACGACTCCCGCGGAGGTGAGCTGGGAGCCGCGCGCACCCCGCTGCAGCAGGGTGAGGCCGACCTGCGCCTCGACCGCCCGGAGTCGCTCGGACGCGGCTTGCTGGGAGACGCCGGCCTCGCGGGCCGCTCCCCCGATGCTGCCGTGCCGGGCCACGCCGACCAGCAGCCGCAGGGCCGGCAGGTCCGGGACGTGGCTGGCGGGCTGGGTCACAGGGCAGACCTTACGCCGGTCACAAGGATCCCCTGTGCATGCACAGGAACGTGACCGCTACTCGGGACGACGTACGCCGCCCACGCTGGAGCCATGACCACCCTCCTGGCCGTCCGGCCGCTCGCTCCCGGGCGATCGAGCGTGCTCGACTCCTTCGGGCCCAACTGGTTCGCCACCGTGATGGGCACGGGCATCGTCGCGACTGCCGGTGCGACGCTGCCGTTCGTCGCGCCCGGGCTCGCGGACCTCACCGCGGCGGTCTGGGCGCTCGACGCCCTGGTGCTCCTGGTCGTGGGCGGCGCGACCGTCCGGCACTGGCTCCGCCGGCCTGACGTCGCCCGCGCCCACGCGTACGACCCCGCGATGGCGCACTTCTACGGCGCCCCGGCGATGGCCCTGATGACGGTGGGCGCCGGCGCCGTCCTGGCCGGGGAGCCGCTCGTCGGCACGCACGCCGCGGTGGCGCTCGACGCGTTGCTCTGGACGGCGGGCAGCGTGCTCGGCCTCGCCACCACGGTGCTGGTGCCGCGGGCCGCTCGCGCACGCGGCGACTACCGGCTCGAGGCCGCCTCGGCCACCTGGCTGATGCCCGTCGTGCCGCCGATGGTCAGCGCGGCCACCGGTCCCCTGCTCCTCTCCCACCTGCCCGACGGCCCGGCCCGGCGTGCGCTCGGGGCGGCCTGTGTCGCGATGTTCGCCCTGGCCCTGCTGGCCTCCATGCCGGTCGTGGCCGCGCTGCTGAAGCGCCTCGCCCGCCACGGGCGCGGCCCGGCGGCCACGGTCCCGACGCTGTGGATCGTGCTGGGCCCGCTGGGCCAGTCGGTCACCGCGGCCCACGCCCTGTCCGCCAGCGGGGCGATGCCCCCGTCGTTCGGGCTGCGCTACGGGCTGCCGACCCTGCTCCTGGCCGGGGCGTGGGCGACCTTCGCCGCCGCCGCCACGGTCCGGGCCGCGCGGGACGGCCTGCCGTTCACGATGGCGTGGTGGTCGTTCACGTTCCCGGTCGGCACGGTCGTGACCGGCACGTCGGCGCTGGCGGCCGCGACCGGCGCGCAGGCGCTGGCCGTCGCCTCCGGCGTGCTCTACCTGGCACTGCTCGCCGCCTGGGCCACCGTCGCGACCCGGACGCTGGGCTCCCTCCGGACCTGAGGCGCGTCTCAGACGTCGAGGCGATCGACGTACGACGCGGCGTCGTCGAGGCCGATCACGACCTGGCGGTACTTCGCACCGGTGAGGTCGAGCACGAGCGCGGGCTGGCCGCGGCGCACGGACACGAGGGACGAGCCGGCCCGCGAGCGCCAGGTGCCGATCTTGCGGACGAACGGGAGGCCGAGCCCGGGCGCCCGGAGCCCGCGCACGGCGCGCAGGCCGTCAGGCTCGACGCGCGCCGCCGCGATCGAGGAGACGGGGACGTCGAGGTCGCGGACGAGGCCGCCGAGCTTCTCGAGGGTCGTGAACCGGACGGCGAGGGTGCCGTCGTGCAGGGTGATCGTGGCCATGGAGCCATTCTCCGGTCCACACCACCTCCGACCTTCACAACTTATCTGTTGTAAAAGCAGTTGGTTGTGTCTAGGCTCCTGCCATGACGGTCATGGAGGACGAGCTGAGCCGGGTCTTCGCGGCCCTGGCCGACCCCACCCGCCGCGCGATCCTGGCGCGGCTGGCACGGGGCGACGCCACGGTCAACGAGCTGGCCGAGCCGTTCGCGATCACCCAGCAGGCGGTGTCCCGGCACGTGAAGGTGCTCGAGCACGCCGGCCTGGTCTCGCGGTCGCGATCGGCCCAGTCCCGCCCCTGCGCCCTCGAGGCAGCCCGCCTCGACGACGCCGTCGGCTGGATCGAGCGACACCGCGCGACCTGGACCGAACGCCACGACCGCCTCGCCCACTACCTCAAGGAGCAGCAATGACCGTCCAGACCGGAGAGCTCACGATCACGCGGGTGCACCGTGCCCCCGCCGAGCTCGTCTTCGACTGCATGACCACGCCGGAACACCTCACCCACTTCTGGGGGCCGACCGGCACGACCACCCCCCTCGCCAACATCACCGTGGACCTGCGCCCCGGTGGCGTCTTCGAGACGGTCATGGTCAACGACTCCGACGGCGCGACCTACACGATGCGGGCGGTCTTCGTCGACGTACGTCGCCCCGACCTGCTCTCGTGGGAGGAGCCCGACGTGGAGGGCGGGATGCGCACGACGGTCACGTTCGCCGACCTCGGCGATGGGACCACCGAGGTGGTCACGCACCAGACCAACGTGCCGGAGATGTACCTCTCCCCCGAGGCGCAGGCCGGGATGCAGACCAGCCTGGACCGCTTCGACGCCTACCTCGCGGAGCTCGCTGCGGGGTGACGCTCACGCCTGCTGGTAGGCGCGCTCGTGCTGCGCGTCGTAGTCGTAGCACGCGTCGCCGACCACGTCACTGGGCGCCTGGTAGCGCGCGAGGATCTTGCAGTCCCACAGCTCCTGGGTGCCGGCGACCTCCTTCCAGTGGCCGTCGACGACGGCCCACAGGGCCAGGTAGCCGCCACAGTCGTTGACGCCGCCGATCGCGAAGCCGTCGGTGCGCAGCGTCTGCACGGTCACGCCGACGTACCCGTCGGCGCAGCTGGAGGCGTCGGCGTTCTGCTGGGCGAGGTCGCCGATGAACTGCTTGAAGTCGGCAGGCGCGCCGGTGAGGTGGGCCGCGTCGCTGCGCTGCTTGACCTCGACGCCGGGCGACTCGCCGCCGGCGTACGAGATCAGCCGGGGGGCCTCCTCCTGCTGCGTGGGCGAAGCGCTGGTCGGCGCGGGTGAGGTCGGGGCGTCCGCGGCGGTGGCCGAGGTCTCGTTGCCGCAGGCGGCGAGCGCGAGCAGCGCCGTGGCGCCGAGGACGAGTCGAAGGGGCAGGGTCGCGGGTCGGTGTCCGAGAGTCATACCCCAGAGACGCCCGGGCGCCGGGGTTGGTTGCGAGCAGTCACCGGAAACTTTCCGGACGGACGCAACAACGTGGAGGACCCGGCGCACG contains the following coding sequences:
- a CDS encoding ArsR/SmtB family transcription factor, yielding MTVMEDELSRVFAALADPTRRAILARLARGDATVNELAEPFAITQQAVSRHVKVLEHAGLVSRSRSAQSRPCALEAARLDDAVGWIERHRATWTERHDRLAHYLKEQQ
- a CDS encoding LysR substrate-binding domain-containing protein; its protein translation is MTQPASHVPDLPALRLLVGVARHGSIGGAAREAGVSQQAASERLRAVEAQVGLTLLQRGARGSQLTSAGVVLVEWAGRLLDVADELDTAIDGLRSARGRDLAVHASMTVAESLVPRWLVLLRQRQVADGHRPTAVSLTAGNSRQVVDAVRRGAAHVGFVEGLDVPAGLRSRTVVRDRLVLVAPPGTPLTRRRSPLEPDEVAELALTGREAGSGTREVVEAALARHRLTGAAPALELTTATAVREAVRAGSAPAFLSRRVVERDLAAGQLVEVPVTGLDLERAFRAVWVGSATPPAGPVRDLVAIARSTG
- a CDS encoding SRPBCC family protein — its product is MTVQTGELTITRVHRAPAELVFDCMTTPEHLTHFWGPTGTTTPLANITVDLRPGGVFETVMVNDSDGATYTMRAVFVDVRRPDLLSWEEPDVEGGMRTTVTFADLGDGTTEVVTHQTNVPEMYLSPEAQAGMQTSLDRFDAYLAELAAG
- a CDS encoding C4-dicarboxylate ABC transporter, with amino-acid sequence MTTLLAVRPLAPGRSSVLDSFGPNWFATVMGTGIVATAGATLPFVAPGLADLTAAVWALDALVLLVVGGATVRHWLRRPDVARAHAYDPAMAHFYGAPAMALMTVGAGAVLAGEPLVGTHAAVALDALLWTAGSVLGLATTVLVPRAARARGDYRLEAASATWLMPVVPPMVSAATGPLLLSHLPDGPARRALGAACVAMFALALLASMPVVAALLKRLARHGRGPAATVPTLWIVLGPLGQSVTAAHALSASGAMPPSFGLRYGLPTLLLAGAWATFAAAATVRAARDGLPFTMAWWSFTFPVGTVVTGTSALAAATGAQALAVASGVLYLALLAAWATVATRTLGSLRT